Genomic DNA from Plutella xylostella chromosome 13, ilPluXylo3.1, whole genome shotgun sequence:
TTGCAGATGATTATAGGTGCCCAATTCTAAAACATTGGCTCTTTGTACAGTTGACCGCAAATCGAAAATTACCCTACCTGTTTTAGGTAGGAAACTAgtgttttagttatttttatataccactgtatgtattattttaattttaatgtataactttttatgtaatttgtgAACTATGGGTAACTGCCTGCAATAaacgtttattattattattattattattattaataacagcCCCACGGTGATCGTACGGACTTCCTAGAATTTTTCGCTTTCGCGTCGCAACTCAACCCAACGGCAACGGTCTGGTTCTacaggcctgtgtcactccgcgcatgggcggcgcaggcgccagcCTGGCGCCTGCCCCATCGATGGGGCAAATCTAGTCAgctgccgcaagcggaagacgatacacgcgcgcgctatttgttcctattttgtactagtttaataatgtcgtatttaggtatttattaaaaattatgaatagaaaaatggacataaaaagaaaaaaagcagcaaaaaaatactgtgccgtatttaattgcttaaatacggatcgtgatacaaatttaattttttttagattaccaaaagatgctgacaggtaaaactaatctaagggcgtcttgcacaacaaagttaaataaaattaaatagtttgtctcttgctctgacagtataatgtcagagcaagaggtcatagatttaattttatttaactttgttgtgcaagacgtcctaagtattttattgatttcttctacgttccttatttgaaatgaaattaatccgaactacaaacccttttttttctccacgttgaacaaagtctattccaattttgttttcgttaaagtattaaatttactgatacaactaccttcaaaatgcattaatgaatcgattataaaatgtgcgctgagtgggattagtgcttaacgaaactaacacgttctgtatcataatataaattatatccataatataaattataacgaaaaaaaaacatgttttcacaaaattaaatgttttaggtattcatacacattttatgtacttcaaaatatcttaactatgaaattgttattgtttttactggttatttccaatagaaaaaaagtttggaatagctttgtattctaaattcaaattaattttgttttaaaacatgacattctttttacaaagtcagtccgttgcttagtaaacgttgtagtctgtggtgctgaggcaaccctaaggtggcttctttttcaatgcgtataaccacgtataacttattatgcaccgtagtccagtgaaataaggcgcatattccctaaaaaaataattggtaggtaagtaaataaaaacgtgtgcggccggaacgcgatctaaattagatcttattgcttatgggatggagtcatatttctttgcaggccattgcgaagatgggcttctgtacctggtactagttattattctgtggttcTACCTACTTCTAAGATTTTTCCTTAACTATATTGTCTTTCACCGTAAGAGGGTCGGATTTGAACCTACAGCCTTTCGAATGGGATGAGATGATGAGATCTTGTACGCTACTCACATACCTCACAGTTCTTTAAGGTCGGTACTTACTTTAATAGATTCCAAAGATGTAAGGTAGGTATCAaggtatttactttttaaaattagcttttttactaaaataagAATGCTCTTTGTTCGGAACAACacacttatttaataataaaatttgtaaataataaaatcttaaaaagtTCAACATAGAATCAAAATGTAGATTACATTAGATTACAGCAGCAGAAGTTAACAAGTCttatttcaatattgtttatcactaacattgagtaggtacctacagttaACTACTAACAGGTACTAACAGTTAACTACTTATACTAAGACCTATTGCTGATTGCATTTATCAATCTTTAGATAGGCCAAAAAAGTCGTGAAATGCATCATTGAGACCTATTTCTTCCATATATTTAGAAAAAACACCCATGTCTGCATGTTTATTGTTCTTGATTGAGGGATTATGAAAAAACAGTTCTTTAAAGCACTGAAATTTTTGTTCTGTAGGCCGTTGTGCGGGTTCAAACAGCTCTATCTTTCTCAGTGTAATTTTTTTCCAGCACATGGCTTTGATGATCCTCCAAAACTCCTTGCAGTGACCGTCGGGTCCCTCAATGTATATAACACCGGGTTTTCCTGGCACACAGAATCCAGTGACATCAAAGTCTCTAGAAGTATTCAGTATAACATCTCTCTTGTGCTTGTTGTATATGTGGTGGGAGAGGATCCAGTATCTGGCAAACTTGTCAGTAACTTCACTTTTCTCAACTTCTACTTTTGGCTTCTCAATAACTTCTGTTTTAGAGAACAAAGCAACATTATCCTGAAGCCATGTCACTATTGTGTACAGGCATACTTCTCCTAAATGATTTTCTCTAATAAATGCAGATAATTGACTATTCAGACTGCTTTCTTGATGACGGTTAAATTGATTGCATCGCACATAAACATCTGGTTCTTCGTTTGGGTAAAAGTTTGGCAAGTTTATGCAGAGTTccagttttatattttcaactacAAGTTTCAGAATAAAATCCAGGTGACGCGGGGTAAAGTCTGTGGAGCCACCTATAACGGCTTCTATTTCCTGTATAATTTTAGGATCTGACAATATAATTTCATCTTTTCCAGGGTACATGGACTTTAATAATTCGTATTCGTCCAATTGTCTCGACAAGCAATTGGATAAGGTATCACTGATCGACTGTTCCATTTTTGCTTCACTAAACATGGTTTAAAACTTAAATGCACTGAAATCACCAATCCATATGGATTCCGCTTATGATCATATCCGCCCGAAATCACAGTCTGAGCTTTGTAAAACGAATTCCACAGGAGATTATAGTATAACTCGTGAAAGGCTCCATCAATGGGCACAACCACATTTctttatcttttaattttaaaactttgatCAATTTCGGCGGTCGCACAATCACAACAGCAACACAACAtatgttttttgacatttgttttgttttgcatAATTTACAAATATATATCACCCTTATTTTGATAGCCGTAAAGTGTAAAATCATACAACAACTTGTTGATATACCCCGTTATACTATTTAGTCTTTGTTCAGACCTCAGAACAAGTATTCGCATGAGTTGAACAGTGTGCGTTttttgacgttgacgtttaaatttatttatgttttggttCGGTAGCGGTAGGCCTAGGCCGCAAATCGCAGTTTTATTGTAATGTTATAGTTTCTGTGTGTGTATTTAGAATATTGTACTAAAATGGAAGAAgtagataatattattttgcagTTCCTAAAACAGTTGGACATGTAAATGCCGCACAGTAACTTGTTATTGTCTCGATTAAGAAAATCTATATTTCTGCGCTCTTCCAGCCATAATTTTAACTGCCTTATGCTGGGACCGGGATGTACCTACTGGTCTATAGACATAAATATGCGTGGCACACAGCACCCCGGCCAAAACAAACCATTGCTGTAACATCTATTAATTGTTTATTACAGAAGCTTATCTGAAGATATAAAGACCTTGTCTGACTTGCCGGTGGAAACGATTATCGAGTCGGCCTCAAAATGCCTCACCACTATCAACCCTAGTCTCAAGCTGCCACCGAGGCTGCCTTCAGGAATATCTCACAGGATAGAAGTGGCAGCACAGATTGCTTCTTCTTGCAAAGTTTGTACTCATTTAGCAATTCTTATACCATATTTCTGTAAGTTATTCATGTAATGATTATTAACTAACTTgcagttttatttatgtacccAAGTAGCTTTTTTATTATGGCACAGGTATTAAGGAAACCCCTTTGGAGCATAATATACATTACATGTGAGCCTCTTGTCAATAATCCTGaagcaaatatttgtttgaaagagccaaaataaaaatatctatttactGTATTTATAGGATTTGGGCTACAAAAATGATGTGGGCTACCAGACATTCCTCTACTACAATGAAGCGGAGCTGCGTCAGGTATTCATGTTCCTCATTGAGCAACTCCCCAGCGAGGGTGCCCAAGACGTCTCCGCGGAGCCCCCGAAGAACAACAGGTCCTTACTGTCACAAGCCATCAGCAGGAAGATTGCTGAGGACCTCAACTCCATATGGATCCCGCCATGCTGTGATGCTACTAAAATGAAGACTATTGGAGACAGTGCTAGTGCaggtattaattattatctcaACTTTTTTACTTGTAATAATCATTACTGGCTTTTATAAGCTGTAATCAcccatttttttcacattTTGTCAGTGACACaaggaaaaaaaggaaaaacaaTAATGGgtttagttttaattacaCACAAGATGTTAATTCATTGTTCATTCTGATCTTTTAGTtaatgtacttttatttactttcagaGTCACAGGACACTAAAGCACTAAGAACAAGGACACCTTACATGACTGAAGCTGAAATTATGGAAGCTCTCTCAAAAGTGAATCATAACCGACCTTCACAAACCACCAGCCAGCCTAATGATGTGGAGAATCTCAATAAAGCTACCAAGGAACCAGAAGTCAAAAAGGACATTAGCAAAAGTTTGAAAGAACTGAAAGAGACAGCCATAGTTCTTAGGCAAAAGTTCAACTTGCTGGAAAGTGAGAAGAATATTATGGACAATGAGTTCCAACAGGTAATCTCAGTTAATACATGATTATGTaatgataattaattaaaaattatcaaGACTGAACTAAATTGTACTGTCTAGTGCTTAATTAACCTGCAGGTTAATAAGGTGTTTTGACTATAACCATGATTTAAAGCACAAAACTAAtaatttaatgcagtttctggagggagaatagaatagaatattactttatttaacattCTCTCTCTCATTCTCTATTTATTACTCTCATTGACAATTTATAACTAATTTCAGGCCAACAAGTCCCTTGAAAAGGCTCAATCGGAGCTGAAGAATGTCCACAATATACTAAGCAGCATCGGTATAGATAATCTAAGTGAAGAAGGGGCTGTGGACAACATATTGGACAAGGTCCAACACAACATAGGACTGCTTCACGGGAAGAGTGAAAACCACACTTCCAAGAATTTGGAACTCCGAGTAGAAATCGAAAAGATCAGGAATAGTTCTTCATCTGAGgtaagtaattttgtttttactttaAGTTTTTTTCGTAATAGGGCACATTTTTGTGGCCTATAATGAATGATGACTAATCACAAATTGGGCACAACTGTAGGGCCTAGTGGCTGTGCCAGAGGATGGCTAGAGATTAGCTATTGTGGTGTGCCTAGATGAATGGTAAATCTGCACCctgctattattattattattgactaTAGGGAAATCATGGAATTCcccaatataaataaaagctgGTTTCAATGtaataatttacatatttattgcaTTTCCAGTCAGAGAGAAGTAGATGCAGGAATACACTCCTATCGCTCAAGGACTCGGCTAAATCTATGAAAGAAGAATACAACAAGAAGGAGAAACTAAGAGACCAgctaaagaaaaaatatgaaaaattgaAAGGAGGAAATAAAAGGTAATGATTTTGTCAATATGTCCTAAGAAATCCAAAGCTTGCATggaaaatacatattttataactcgcacagataaagaaacaatatgaaaatggggTCCATACTCGCTATATTAGTCTATGAAATGAACCTTATTATACCTGAAAATTTACGATTATTATTTGTACCGTTGTCTTGCAGTGCAGCTAGTGCTATCTCTCCCTATTCATAGGTCTGTCAATACATCTCCTACTTATgaaattgtttctttatttgcGTGCGTTATATTCATTGGCAGATTACccaaaacaaaaaatctttttttttcataccatctatttataactttaaaaagtaaataataataatttcagatCAATATACATGAAGCGCATCTTAGAGATCATCGGCAATGTGGACAAGCAGAACATGGAGATAACGAAAGTTCTAGAAGACACGAGACAGCTGCAGAAGGAGATCAACAGCTTGGAGGGACAGCTGGAACGGTGCTTCTCTATCGCTGACGAAACTCTTTTCGGAGTGAGTagttattacattttacaCTAATATTGTAAAGAGGAAAGATTTGACTGTGAGTATTAAAAGCCGGAAGACtgatttcaaaattatttcacCATGGTAATGCTGCTTTATCCCAGGGTGCTATGGGCTACCTACTTACCATCATGGAATTCCGTGAGTTACAATGTAGGTAAGGCTAGCGCGAAAAAACTAGAAGATCATTCGGATATGGCTCGACCGTCTCGCGACATGTTATATGAGTACAAAATCTAAAGAGAAAAATGTGCGTGACTAGTCTCTAATTACTGGAAGCCATTATATGGAAACACAACTTGATTTTCTCATCAGGCATTGCTTACAAATACACAAActaattttacaaataactTCCATTTCCAGGACGCCAAAAAAGACGACCAAGCCAAGAAAGCGTACAAGCTGTTAGCCCTACTCCACTCAGAGTGCAACACGATCGTGTCACTAGTGAACGACACCGGTTCCCTAGCAAGAGAGATCATCGACCTCGAGGATAACATCAAAGCGGAGAAGACAAAGAGGACTGAAGACACACTGCAGAGGATCCAGCAAGACATCACTAGGATGCAGGAAGAGAATGTGCGGTAGACAAGATCATAGAAATTACAACAACTTTAGAAAAGACGACAGATGTGGAAAGTGAGTGAATGAATTCATTGGggtttctattctattctattctattctctgtgggggtgtaagtacctgcacctggctctctcgagtggaacctttgtgcatatccccaaggtctaaactgccttcctaagcttggaccatttcccaccacgctggtccactgcgggttggtgggttcacatatctagatgtgctaaatctagatatgcaggtttcctcacgatgttttccttcaccgtaagagcgatggtatacgttgtacttaagttaaaagaactcattggtacatgtcagcgccgggatcgaacccgcatctcttgcgtgagaagcgggcgcttacccgactgagctaccaccgctccgctTCATTGGGGTTAAATATAAgtttacatagatagatagatagaatacactttatttgtacaccaaaacagaataataaaattaacaaaatgtaacttaattagggtacaaaaggcggtcttatcactaaaagcgatctctgccagacaacctttggatggaaggaAACAGAGATTAAGATTGGGAGCAGTGTACATGTTAAAAAAGGAATGTAGTTTAGTAGATATTTAATTGTTATAGTGACTGAagatctattttatttaagtattactATTACTCAAGACTATGACTAGATTCATAATATAGCATAGAGAAGTGGAAATATGAGATTTATGTATGgcttctatttatttttaattgtatgttaaagtgtatttataactatgataattatatcagtaagtatgtatgtcTTGTATGTTAATAAAATGCTTATAAGATCTACATTTTtcttaataactaaaatcaatttattttatcattccACTGTAGCCCTAGGCACGAGTAGTGTTAGGTTTGTCCTATTGAATTTCCATTACaagataattaattacacctactttaaaaaacaaacaaccTGTTTGATGTCTCAAGTCACAAGAAAAACATTTATCTGTTTGTAAAGGTTTATTTTCTTAcacttaaaattttatttccacACACTACTCTAATAAATGTTTCTACTTAAACTTAAATACAATCACTTCTTCTTCGGCCGTATCTCAGGAGGCACATAGTTTTCATCAGACTGGGTGACCACCGTCTTTCTCTGAGCCGGTTCCTCAACAAGGCTCTCTTTATCCTCAATCTGAAGGTCGATTTGGTCTTCATTATCAAAGAACCACAGTTTCTGTTCTTCTTCCTTCAGTTTGTCTTGCTTCTCCTGGATCAGTTGCAGGCGCTTGGCTCGGTCCAGTCTCTGTATTTGCTCTTTCAGCTTGGCTTCTCTTATCTCACCCCATGACTGGAATAGCTGTGAAAAGGAATATTGCATCAATACATTGATAGGATAAAATTCTATTCTAGtataaacatataaatataaacctcctgtgggttgactggtagaaaatgcttgtagcattaagtccaccctttgtacacttatttttatattggtgcaataaaggattaaataaattattattttttatcttggATTTAATTAATATGGTTTACCTTTACTTGTGCTGCAATGTCCTGTTTTTGTGATTTGTTGATGGCATTCTCTATGGAGTCCTTCAAGGCATCTTCTAGACTACCCTCACTAGCGGAGACCTTTTCGAGCACCGACAGGCACTGCCCAAGCTTCTGCACAGTCTCTGCATCATCAGGCTTGGACTCACACTCCTTCTGTACCAAGGCTTTCACCTCCGCAAACAACTTAGAACCTTCCTTTTTGGACAAGTTCTCACATGCATTGAATAACTTATCAtactttttaaagtaaagcCACCCTATAATCTGCAGATTATTGTTCAAGTTTGTGTTTGATCTCTCTGACATCCACGCGAGGGTCTTACCTGCTGCTACAAGGGGATCTTTAATGTCAAAATGGTCATCAAAATACGGGTTTCTTAAGTATTTGACtctaattttaatttcttcAACCTTTTTCTTCTTTGGCTCAGGCTCGGGCGGTGGAGGGGGTGTGTAGCCCAGTGCAAACTTGTAACATGCATACTGACCGAGTGCACATGTGATGTCATTGGAGAAGTCTTCCTGTAGCATCACTAGGGACGCCACTGTAGCCGCATCATCATAATTTTCGGCTGTAACTAGTTTGTCTAGTAAAATATTGGCCGTATAATCATCAAGGAATATTCCATAAGTTAAGGGCTCTTTCAGTATCTCTATTAGGTCTTCAATGTGGCCGTGGTCGATATAGTTTCTTATTGTGGCGTGATGCGTGGAGTCTAGGGTGGACATAGTGTCGGCGGACATCCGCAGCTTGTGCAGTAAGTCTCTGAGTTCATCTAAATAGCTAGAATCGTTGATAACATTCGCAAATATATCGACGTCCGTAGCACTGATGACCCCTTTagatgtatagttttgatCCAACACATTGTAGAAATCGTTTAAGTTGATTTTACTGAGAATAGGAGACGAACTGCGGGAGTTCCAAGCCTCCGTGCAACTGTATGCGTTTGTTAgaaatgtttgttttctaaCGCCCGAATAAAGTTTAGAATGGATAAACAACAATCGGCTTCGTTGTAGCATATTGTACgttgttattaatattttccttCGTATctaagttattataattaattaaattactcccgttatacaatattttaaaaaaactttatttattttgagaaATTTAGGTTGGaattataacctaaaatttTTGGTTGACTTATCTGTGAACTTAGCACTATTTGACATTTTCGATCTCGGTTTTATAATCTGCATTAGGCTCGAAATAAGGACACTTTATCAAAAACACCTACACCGGAGGAAGCAGTGGTCTAGATAAAGGTGTAGGATGGGAAAACTGGGTTGGCTGGCTTGTATGCTTCGGAAGGTGAGTCTGGGTTGGCACCCTTCACCACATTACTAAACTCTGCGCCCGAAGGTTTCTAATATAGAGAAAATACTTTGTTTAAGTTATGGATCCTGGCCTTTTCAGACATTTTGGTATGAAGATCACTGTAAAAGTTCACTTCCTCAAATCTAGGAGGTATATCgtagtttattttctctatgctAGGAGGCAC
This window encodes:
- the LOC105385649 gene encoding RWD domain-containing protein 2A, translating into MFSEAKMEQSISDTLSNCLSRQLDEYELLKSMYPGKDEIILSDPKIIQEIEAVIGGSTDFTPRHLDFILKLVVENIKLELCINLPNFYPNEEPDVYVRCNQFNRHQESSLNSQLSAFIRENHLGEVCLYTIVTWLQDNVALFSKTEVIEKPKVEVEKSEVTDKFARYWILSHHIYNKHKRDVILNTSRDFDVTGFCVPGKPGVIYIEGPDGHCKEFWRIIKAMCWKKITLRKIELFEPAQRPTEQKFQCFKELFFHNPSIKNNKHADMGVFSKYMEEIGLNDAFHDFFGLSKD
- the LOC105385650 gene encoding coiled-coil domain-containing protein 22 homolog, with protein sequence MEEVDNIILQFLKQLDISLSEDIKTLSDLPVETIIESASKCLTTINPSLKLPPRLPSGISHRIEVAAQIASSCKDLGYKNDVGYQTFLYYNEAELRQVFMFLIEQLPSEGAQDVSAEPPKNNRSLLSQAISRKIAEDLNSIWIPPCCDATKMKTIGDSASAESQDTKALRTRTPYMTEAEIMEALSKVNHNRPSQTTSQPNDVENLNKATKEPEVKKDISKSLKELKETAIVLRQKFNLLESEKNIMDNEFQQANKSLEKAQSELKNVHNILSSIGIDNLSEEGAVDNILDKVQHNIGLLHGKSENHTSKNLELRVEIEKIRNSSSSESERSRCRNTLLSLKDSAKSMKEEYNKKEKLRDQLKKKYEKLKGGNKRSIYMKRILEIIGNVDKQNMEITKVLEDTRQLQKEINSLEGQLERCFSIADETLFGDAKKDDQAKKAYKLLALLHSECNTIVSLVNDTGSLAREIIDLEDNIKAEKTKRTEDTLQRIQQDITRMQEENVR
- the LOC105385651 gene encoding uncharacterized protein LOC105385651 — its product is MLQRSRLLFIHSKLYSGVRKQTFLTNAYSCTEAWNSRSSSPILSKINLNDFYNVLDQNYTSKGVISATDVDIFANVINDSSYLDELRDLLHKLRMSADTMSTLDSTHHATIRNYIDHGHIEDLIEILKEPLTYGIFLDDYTANILLDKLVTAENYDDAATVASLVMLQEDFSNDITCALGQYACYKFALGYTPPPPPEPEPKKKKVEEIKIRVKYLRNPYFDDHFDIKDPLVAAGKTLAWMSERSNTNLNNNLQIIGWLYFKKYDKLFNACENLSKKEGSKLFAEVKALVQKECESKPDDAETVQKLGQCLSVLEKVSASEGSLEDALKDSIENAINKSQKQDIAAQVKLFQSWGEIREAKLKEQIQRLDRAKRLQLIQEKQDKLKEEEQKLWFFDNEDQIDLQIEDKESLVEEPAQRKTVVTQSDENYVPPEIRPKKK